In the Mesorhizobium sp. WSM2240 genome, GGGTACCGTTCCAGACCGCGGTGCGCATCGCATCGAGCGCCGGCTCCCATGGAACCACTTTCCTCGGCGAGTTGCTGGCTTCGGGCGTGGTCGAAGAACGAGTGCTCTATCAAGCCATCGCCCATGAACTCGGCGTGCCCTTTCAGTCGACCGTCGACACCGATAGATTGCTCATTCGCGACGCGGATTGTCTGGCCTCGCTGCGCCGGCCCATTTCAAAGCTCTTGCTGGCGCGCATGGAAGAAAAAGCAGGCGCGACCACGCTTCTGGTTGCGCCGGACAGGGCGAGCTTTGCCACCCTTCGCCGTCGCTGCGGCAGAAATACCGAACTGAGGCGGCGGCTCCGCATCGTAGCCCCTTCGGTGTTGCGCAAGGCCTTGCTCGAGCGCGCCGCGCCGCATCTCGCCCGAGCCGCCCTCACCGAACTGTCCGACCGCCACCCCGACTGCTCAGCGAGAACGGTTGTCACGGGGTGGCAAGGCTATGCGCTCGGTGTGGTTTCGGTAGCGGTGCCAGTGGCGTTTATGACCTTTCCGTCCGGCACCCCGCTGGCTCTGCATATCTGCTTCTCTCTGCTGTTTCTGGCCTGCGTCGGCCTCAGGGTCGCGGCGACCTCCTGGACCTCGCCGCCGCCGCGCCGTTATCAGGAATGCACCTCGCCCGACTGCCCGGTCTATTCGGTGCTGGTCGCGCTCTACCGCGAAGCCAATGTGGTTCCCGATCTTCTCCTGGCGCTGAGCCGGCTGCAATGGCCGCGCAGCAAACTCGAGATAAAGCTGGTCTGCGAAGCCGATGACCTTGAGACGATCGAGGCGATCAATGCCCACCCGCTGAGGTCCTATGTCGAAGTGGTGGCGGTGCCTCCCTGCCAGCCACGCACCAAGCCGAAAGCCTTGGACTACGCGCTGCCGCTGGTCTCGGGAGAGTTCGTGGTGCTTTACGATGCAGAGGATCGTCCGCATCCGCAGCAACTGATGGAAGCCTGGCAGAGATTTCGCGCCAGCGGTCCTGAACTGGCCTGCCTGCAGGCTTCGCTCGAAATATCGAACCGCACCGAAACCATGGTTTCGCGCATGTTCGCCTTTGAATATGTAGCGCTTTTCCGCCGCCTGTTGCCGTGGCTTGCGGCGAAAGGCGTGGTGTTTCCGCTCGGCGGCACGTCCAACCATTTCCGCGCCGCCGCGCTTGCCGACGTCGGCGGCTGGGATCCCTACAATGTGACCGAGGACGCCGATCTCGGGCTTCGCCTCGCCCGCTTCGGCTACCGCGCCGAGACGATTTCGTGCCCGACCCTCGAAGATGGGCCTGAGGATTTCAAGACCTGGCGGCCGCAGCGCACGCGCTGGTTCAAGGGTTGGATGCAGACCTGGCTGGTCCATATGCGCAACCCGCGTCGTTTGGCCGGTGAACTCGATCCCAAATCCTTCTGGGCCGGGCAGATATTGTTTGCCGGAATGGTTGCGTCCGCGCTCGCCCATCCGATCCTGCTGGTCACGCTGGCATGGCTGACGATGAATATTGCGGCGGGCGTCACGCTGAGCACCTGGCAATCCAGCATGCTCTGGATCGATTCCGTTAACATCGCGCTTGGATACGCTTCTTTCATGGCGCTCGGATCAATGGGCCTTGAGCGCCATGAAAAAGACGGGCTGTGGAAGGTCTATCTGTTCACGCCCGTTTACTGGGCAATGCTTTCGATCGCCGCCTGGTGGGCTCTTTTCCAGCTCTTTCGCCGGCCGCACCATTGGGACAAGACGCCCCATCGCAGCGCCCGCCCCAGGATCGTCGTGAGGGGCGAGGCGCATTCGCTGGCGTTGGCGCATGGCCGACCCGCAAGCGGCCCAGCCAGAATTCCTAAGCCGGCGCGACCATCGCCCAGGTGACGCCGAACGGATCGCGAAGCTGCCCGTAGCGATCGCCCCAGAACATAAGCTGCACAGGCATCGTGACCTCAGCGCCCGCCTTCACCGCGCGATCGAACCATGCATCGATATCGTCGACCATCAGGTGCATCGTGAAGCCCTGCGATTCCTTCAACGGGTGGCCGTATTCCGGATAGGCGTCGCAGAGCATGACCGAGCTGCCGTTGATGTAGAGAGGAGATGCATAGTGCGGCCCTGCTCGTCGACCGGGTGCCTGCCCACCTCCCTGGCGCCGAAGGCGCGTTCATAGAACTCTGCGGCCTTGGTGGCGCCGTCCACGGTGAGGTAAGCCACGACGCCGCCAAGGACGCCCGGATTTCCTGCACTTCAGAGGTTGCGGCTGCTGCTGATGTGGTCGCCATGTCTTTGCTCCTGTTCTCATGAAGCCCTGCGGTTGTGGCGGGCTGTTCCCAGGACGAACGGGAGAGCGGCGAACCGACAACGCGCCGAAATTTTTTGCGCGGTTCAGACGCCGGATTTAACGCTCGTGGCGTCGGCCGCGCTGTTGTCCTTCATCAGGCGATCGAGATGCATCCTGATGTGGGCGGCCTCCGCCGCGGTATTGGCCTTCGCGATCGCCTGGCCGAAGGCCTCGCGGGCCTCGTCGGCGCGGCCGAGTTGCATGAGCAGCGCGCCTTTCACGCCGAAGAAATGGAAATAGCCCGAAAGCCTCGGCGCGAGCGGCTCGATCATCTCCAGCGCCGCCGCCGGCCCGCGCACCTTGGCGACGGCGACGGCGCGGTTGAGCGTCACCACCGGCGACGGCTGCAATTCCTCGAGCGCGGTATAGAGTAGGTCGATCTGCGCCCAGTCCGTGTCCTCGGGACGGGCGGCCCGGGCATGCAGCGCCGCTATCGCCGCCTGAATTTGATAGGGGCCGCGCCGCCGGTGGCGTATCGCCTTGTCGATCAGCGCCAGGCCCTCGGCGATCAGCTTGCGGTTCCACAGCCCGCGATCCTGGTCTTCGAGCAGCACGACCGCACCCGACGCGTCGAAGCGGGTCGGGGTGCGCGAATGCTGCAGCAGCAGGAGCGCGGTCAGCCCCATGATCTCCGGCTCGGTCTGGAACAGGCGCAGCAGCAATCTTGCGAGCCGGATCGCCTCGTCGCAGAGCGGCGCGCGCATTGGAGCGGAATCGCCGCTGGCCGAGTAACCCTCGTTGAAGACCAGGTAGATCATGGCCGACACCGCCGCCAGCCGCTCGGCCCGTTCCGGCGCGCCAGGCGTCTCGAAGGGAACATCGGCCTGCGCGATGCGGGCCTTGGCACGGGTGATGCGTTGCTCCATTGCGCTTTCGCCGACCAGGAAGGCGCGCGCGATCTGCTTGACCGAAAGGCCCGAGACGATACGCAGCGCCAGCGCGATCTGCTGCGTCTGCGGCAGCTCGGGATGGCAGCAGATGAACAGGAGGCGCAGCACGTCGTCGCGGTAATCCGAGCCGTCGAGCCGCTCCGCCAGGTCGCTCTCCGCGTCGTTGAGGTCCGAAACCAGCTCCTCGGCGGGCAGCGGTTCCTGCTTGCTCCGCCGCCTGACGGAATCGATCGCGGCGTTGCGCCCGACGAAGATCAGCCAGGCGGTGGGATCGCGGGGCGGGCCGTTCTTGGGCCAGGCTTTCAGCGCCCGCAGACACGCTTCCTGAAAAGCCTCTTCGGCAGTGTCGAGGTCACGAAAATAGCGCAGAAGCGCGCCGATCGCCTGCGGGCGGGCGGCGGTCAGCGCCGCGTTTATCCAGACCATGTCGCTCACGTAACCCCGCTTCCTGGAAGGAAAAGGGAAATCGGACGCAGCTCATAGGCACCGCCGGGATTGGCGCGCGCCAGATCGCGGGCCACCTCCAGCCCGGCCTCAAGTCCCTCGACGTCGACGACATAGAAGCCGAGCAACTGCTCCTTGGTCTCGGCATAGGGCCCGTCGATCACCAGATCCTGGTTTTTGACCAGCGTTGTAGCCGCAGTGGTGGGCAGCAGGCGCAGCGACGGACCGAGCCGCTTTTCCTTCAGCAGCTTCTGATGGACCACATCGAGCTTGGCCATCACCGCGTCATCCTCCTCCTTGGTCCAGGAGCAGACGACATCTTCGGAGTTGTAGCAGAGGATCGCGTACAGCATGATTTTCCTTCCTGTCTCAAGGACGAACGGGATCATTCGATCCCGACATAGTGGCGGATTTTTTCTCCGGATTTAACTCTTCAGGAAACCCGGTCCCTCGCCGATAATTTTCGGGTCGGGCTTGCCGATGGCCGAGAGGTCGCGGCCGGAGTAGGGCAGGCTGGCCAGCACCCGGCGGATGGCGGCGATGCGCGCACGCCTCTTGTCGTTCGAGCGTACGACGATCCAGGGCGCGTGGGACGTGTGGGTCCGCTCCAACATCAGATCGCGCATCTCGCCGTAGGCGTCCCACTTCGTCATGCCGGCAACGTCCATTGGTGAGAATTTCCAGCAGGTCAGCGGGCTATGGCGGCGGTCGTGAAAGCGTTTCAGCTGCATCTCGCGGCCGAGATCGAGCCAGAACTTGAAGAGATGGATGTCCTCATTGACGATCATGTGCTCGAAGCGCGGCGTCTCCTCCAGGAAATGCGCGTGCTGCTCGGGCGTGCAGAAGCCCATGACCGGCTCGACGCCGGCGCGATTGTACCAGGAGCGGTCGAAGGTCACCAATTCGCCCGCCGTCGGAAACTGCGCGATGTAGCGCTGAAAGTACCATTGGCCCCGTTCGGTCTCGGTAGGCTTGGGCAGCGCAACGTTGCGGGCGTTGCGCGGATTCATGTATTCGCGGATCGCTTTGATCACGCCGCCCTTGCCGGCCGCATCGCGGCCTTCCAGCAGGATGAGCACGCGCTTGCCGTTCGCTTGCATCCAGGATTGTAGCTTCACCAGTTCGATCTGCAGGCGGTCCAGAGTTTTCTCATATTCCTTGCGCGGCATCTTTTCGTCGTATGGGTAGCCGCCGGAGCTCAGGGTCCGCTTTTTCAGCCAGTCGGGAAGCTCGGGATTGTCGATGTCGAACGTCCGTTCTTCGTCGCCGGCCTTGAGCTTCAGGAGCGGCGGCGCGTTCGCCGGTTCGACCGACGGGGACTGTTCAATCTTGCGGGCATTGCCATTTTTCATCGCCACACCTTCCTCGTTGCGCGGCGCATGCTATTGGGTGGTCATTGGCCGGTCAAACGGCTGGCGGTGCTCGGGAATTGCGGATGACCGAAGCGAAAAGGGAACGTCAGGGGCGACGATGGGGGTGTCTCGTCGCCGGCAGGCTCAGCCAGAACCGGTGGATGCTTGCCGCCAGCATCCTTGCCGTGCTGGCGGTCTACACCATCGCCGAGGAATCGACATTCTTCGTCCTCGTCTGTATCGCGGCGCTATTCGTGGCGGCTGCGGTGGCGCCACGACGCACAGGCCGCCAGCGGCGCGCAGAAGCGGCAGCAGTCGGCGAGCGGTCGGCGCTGGAGAGGCTGTCTGGCGAAAACCTGGCGGCGGCGGTGGCCGATCCGCTGATCCTGTTCGACGGTGCGGGCACGGTCGTCCACGCCAACGATGCGGCGCTCGCCGCCTTCGCCGCAGTCGGCCCGGGAATTTCGCTGCAGTTGAAATTCCGCGCGCCCGAAATGCAGGAGCTGATCGCCGCGACACTTGCCGGCAACGGTTCGCCGCAGGTTGCCGACTATGTCGAGCGCGTTCCGATCGAGCGCGTCTACCGCGTCACCGGCTCGGCGATCGGCAGGGGTACAGGTCTTTACGTGCTGGTGTTCAAGGACCAGAGCGAGGCCCGCCGCATCGACCGCATGCGCGCCGATTTCATCGCCAACGCCAGCCATGAACTGCGCACGCCGCTCGCTTCGATCGCCGGCTTCGTAGAGACCCTGCGCGGCCCCGCCAGGAACGACGCCTCGGCGCGAGACCATTTTCTCCAGATCATGCAGAACCAGACCTCGCGGATGGCACGGCTGATCGACGACCTGCTGTCGCTGTCGCGGCTGGAGATGAAGCCCTACCTGAAACCCGGAGCCAAGATTGATTTGCGCGCTGTCGTGCAGAGCGTGGTTGATTCACTCAATCCGCTCGCAGCGGAATCGGGCGTCGGGATCGAGACCGATATGCCGGACCATGCAGTCGAGGTGCCGGGCGACCGGGACGAACTGTTCCAGGTATTCGAGAACCTTCTCGAAAACGCCTGCAAATACGGCCAGTCCGGGGGGCGCATCACCGTGTCGATGGAAGATGTCGAGACGGGACCACAGCGGGAAGTCGCCGTCACCATCCGTGACTTCGGACCGGGGATTCCCGAGGAGCACATCCCCCGTATCACCGAGCGCTTCTACCGGGTCGATGTCGAGACAAGCCGTGCGCAAAAGGGCACGGGTCTGGGCCTATCGATCGTCAAGCACATCCTGACCCGCCACAATGGCCGTCTGTCGATTAAGTCCAAGGTCGGGGAGGGCGCGGCCTTTACGGTGCATCTGCCGGCCGGCTGAAAACCCAGGCAGGCTTTGCCGCGGGTGCATTTGGTCTGCCCGGCCCGCCCAGGCTAATGGCGGTTTCTTTTTTTCGTCATCCGGTTAGCGTATCGGTCGGGATTCAGGGCGGCGATTCACGCCCGGCGGAAAAGCGGTATCGACCATGCAGTCGCATCACATCGTCAGCGCTTATGACGAGGAGCTCAAATTCCTCACGCGCAAGATCGCGGCAATGGGCGGCCATGCCGAACGCATGGTCGACCAGTCGATAGCGGCTTTGGTCAGTTCGGATATCGCTCTGGCGCAGAAGGTTATCCGCGACGACGCCGTGCTTGACGAGGGCCAGCGTGAGATCGATGACAAGGCCATCCTGATAATCACCAAGCGGCAGCCGGTGGCGGGCGACCTGCGCGAGATCATCGGCGCAATCCGCATCTCGGCCGATTTGGAACGTGTCGGCGATTTGGGCAAGAACGTCGCCAAGCGCGTCGGGGCTGTCGCCGAGGGCCGCCATCCGGTCAGCCTGTTTCGCGGCCTCCAGGCGCTCGCCGAACTGGCGCTGACGCAGCTCAAGGAGGTGCTCGACGTCTACGCCTCACGCTCGGTCGAGCGCATCGCGTTCATGCGCGACCGCGACGACCAGATCGACGCCATGTACACGTCGCTGTTCCGCGAGCTCCTGACCTATATGATGGAGGATCCGCGCAACATCACACCCTGCACGCATCTTCTGTTTTGCGCCAAGAACATCGAGCGCATCGGCGACCACGCCACCAACATTGCGGAAGCCATCTACTACATCGTCACCGGCGAGCAGATGCCGGTCGACCGGCCGAAAGAGGACAAGAGCCATCGGGTGACGATGGTCAAGACGACAGGCGAGTAGCCCGCCTGCCGAAGTCGAGTTGTCGACGGATTGCTCTACCTGCTCCTGCGCCGCTCGGAAGCCGGCTGGAACGCGATCTTGGCGTGGTAGGTGCAATAGGGGCCGGACTCGGCGGAGTCGTTTCCGCAGAAATGGAAGTCCTCAGACAACGGATCACCGTTCGGCCATTTGCACGTCCGCTCGTTGAGCTGGACGAGCTGCAGGCGCCGAGAGATCGGCACCACCACATTCTCCACCGGGCGCAGATACTGCCTCGCCACCGGCTCGGCATCGAACTGCTGCTGCAGCGCCGTTGCGCCAATCGAAGTGGTGACGCTACGCGTCACGGTCGCAGTGCGGGTGGCGCTCTTGGCACCGCCGGCTCCTTGTGACGCCTTCTTCTGGCGCGTCGGGGCAGCTGTCGCGCGGCCGCGGCTCGACAGTTTCAGGCGGTGGACCTTGCCGATCACGGCGTTCCGGCTCACCCCGCCCAACTGCGCAGCGATCTGGCTTGCGCTGAGGCCTTCGGCCCACAGTTTGCGGAGGGTTTCAACGCGCTCGTCGGTCCAATTCATGAGATCATGCTCCTGATCAGCGTGCGGGGAGTCAGAATCCATTCCCGTCCCGGCACTGCCGGGTTCGACACCACATCTATTCGGTTGATTATGCCGCCGCACGAAATCTAGTTATTTCTTGACTACAAACTACTCTATCCGGTGACTCCGTGACAAGAGTCCGGAATGCAACACGAATCGGATTTTTCGGTTTTCCCCAACTTGCCCGCGTAAAGCCAACAGTTTGCCTTCATGGTTCAAGCTGACGTTTCCGTTGACTTCACGGCCGAAAAACCCAATATGCCGGCATGGCCGCCGCTTTGGCGGCTTTTTTGATTTTTCCGGTACCGGAGACGCATATAATGAGCGGTTCGGCGCTTTTCGAGACTTTCGCCCGTGCACCCCTGGCGTTCGACCGGGGCGAGGGAAGTTGGCTGATCACCGAGGACGGCCAGCGCTATCTCGACTTCGCCGGCGGCATCGCCGTCAACTCGCTAGGCCACGGCCATCCGAAGCTGGTCGCTGCTCTCACTGAGCAGGCCGGAAAATTGTGGCACACCTCCAATCTCTACCAGATTCCGGGCCAGACGCGGCTTGCCGAAAGGCTGGTCGCCAACAGCTTCGCCGGCAAGGTGTTCTTCACCAATTCCGGCGCCGAGGCGTTGGAATGTGCGATCAAGACCGCGCGCCGCTATCAGTACGTCAACGGCCACCCTGAGCGCTTCCGCGCCATCACCTTCGAGGGCGCCTTCCATGGCCGGACGCTGGCGACGATAGCCGCCGGCGGCCAGCAGAAATATCTCGAAGGCTACGGGCCCAAGGTCGAAGGTTTCGACCAGGTTGCGTTCGACGACATCGATGCGGCCGAACGGGCCATCACCACTGAGACGGCCGCGATCCTGCTCGAGCCGGTGCAGGGCGAGGGCGGCATCCGCGAATTCCCCGCACAGTCACTGAAGCGCCTGCGCGAACTATGCGACGAACACGGCCTGCTGCTGATCTTCGACGAAGTGCAGTGCGGCGTCGGCCGCACCGGTAAGCTGTTCGCCCATGAATGGGCCGGCGTTTATCCCGACCTGATGGCTATCGCCAAGGGCATAGGCGGAGGCTTCCCGATGGGCGCGTGCCTTGCCACCGACGAGGCGGCGGCCGCGATGACGCCCGGCGTGCACGGCACCACCTTCGGCGGCAATCCGCTGGCGATGGCGGTCGGCAACGCCGTTCTCGATGTGGTCCTGGAGGAGGGCTTTCTCGAGGAGATCAGCCGCAAGGGCCTACTGATGAAGCAGGGGCTCGCGGCAATCGCAGACGAGTTTCCCGAGGTCATCGAGGGCACGAGGGGCATGGGTCTGATGCTCGGCCTGAAGTGCAAGGCGCCCAACGCCAAGGTGGCAGCCGCTTTGCGCGAACAGAAGCTGCTTTCCGTCCCGGCCGGCGAAAACGTCCTGCGCCTGCTGCCGCCGCTGACCGTCACCGACGCGGAAATCCGCGAGGCGCTGGACCGCATCCGCTCCGGCGCGGCGAATCTTGCGCCGGCTGCTGCCGCGGCCGCGACCTGACCGCCTGGAGTTCCGACATGACCATCCGCCACTTCACCGATCTTTCAGCCGTTCCGGCAGCGGAATTGCGCGGCATGCTCGACGATGCCGCCCGCCGCAAAGCGCGACTGAAGGCGGGCGAGCGCTCGCGCCCGCTGGAAGGCAAGGTGCTGGCGATGATCTTCGACAAGCCGTCGACCAGGACGCGGGTTTCCTTCGATGTCGGCATGCGCCAGCTTGGCGGCGAGACCATCATGCTGACCGGGACGGAGATGCAACTCGGCCGTTCGGAAACAATCGCCGATACGGCCAAGGTGCTGTCGCGCTATGTCGACGCGATTATGATCCGCACTACTACGCATGACCGCCTGCTGGAGCTGACCGAGAACGCCAGTGTGCCGGTGATAAACGGCCTGACAGACGAAACCCACCCGTGCCAGCTCATGGCCGATATCATGACTTTCGAGGAGCACCGCGGCAGCGTGGCCGGCAAGACTTTCGCCTGGGTCGGCGACGGCAACAACGTGCTCCATTCGCTGATCGAGGCTTCGGCCCGCTTCAGTTTCAAGCTCAACATCGCCGTGCCGGAAGGCTCGGCACCGGAGCAGAAATATGTCGACTGGGCGAGGCAGAATGGCGGCACCGCGGCGTTCGCTGCTTCCGCGCCTGAAGCTGTTTCCGGCGCCGATTGCGTCGTCACCGACTGCTGGGTCTCGATGGGGCAGGAGCACCGCGCCCGCGGCCACAATGTCTTCATGCCCTATCAGGTCAA is a window encoding:
- a CDS encoding glycosyltransferase family 2 protein; this translates as MGILDVDFPRHHSSAIGSVAVGFSDIDAPAGEAGISLFAALLLPELDDRQPVLDRVGVPFQTAVRIASSAGSHGTTFLGELLASGVVEERVLYQAIAHELGVPFQSTVDTDRLLIRDADCLASLRRPISKLLLARMEEKAGATTLLVAPDRASFATLRRRCGRNTELRRRLRIVAPSVLRKALLERAAPHLARAALTELSDRHPDCSARTVVTGWQGYALGVVSVAVPVAFMTFPSGTPLALHICFSLLFLACVGLRVAATSWTSPPPRRYQECTSPDCPVYSVLVALYREANVVPDLLLALSRLQWPRSKLEIKLVCEADDLETIEAINAHPLRSYVEVVAVPPCQPRTKPKALDYALPLVSGEFVVLYDAEDRPHPQQLMEAWQRFRASGPELACLQASLEISNRTETMVSRMFAFEYVALFRRLLPWLAAKGVVFPLGGTSNHFRAAALADVGGWDPYNVTEDADLGLRLARFGYRAETISCPTLEDGPEDFKTWRPQRTRWFKGWMQTWLVHMRNPRRLAGELDPKSFWAGQILFAGMVASALAHPILLVTLAWLTMNIAAGVTLSTWQSSMLWIDSVNIALGYASFMALGSMGLERHEKDGLWKVYLFTPVYWAMLSIAAWWALFQLFRRPHHWDKTPHRSARPRIVVRGEAHSLALAHGRPASGPARIPKPARPSPR
- a CDS encoding RNA polymerase sigma factor, producing the protein MSDMVWINAALTAARPQAIGALLRYFRDLDTAEEAFQEACLRALKAWPKNGPPRDPTAWLIFVGRNAAIDSVRRRSKQEPLPAEELVSDLNDAESDLAERLDGSDYRDDVLRLLFICCHPELPQTQQIALALRIVSGLSVKQIARAFLVGESAMEQRITRAKARIAQADVPFETPGAPERAERLAAVSAMIYLVFNEGYSASGDSAPMRAPLCDEAIRLARLLLRLFQTEPEIMGLTALLLLQHSRTPTRFDASGAVVLLEDQDRGLWNRKLIAEGLALIDKAIRHRRRGPYQIQAAIAALHARAARPEDTDWAQIDLLYTALEELQPSPVVTLNRAVAVAKVRGPAAALEMIEPLAPRLSGYFHFFGVKGALLMQLGRADEAREAFGQAIAKANTAAEAAHIRMHLDRLMKDNSAADATSVKSGV
- a CDS encoding YciI family protein — translated: MLYAILCYNSEDVVCSWTKEEDDAVMAKLDVVHQKLLKEKRLGPSLRLLPTTAATTLVKNQDLVIDGPYAETKEQLLGFYVVDVEGLEAGLEVARDLARANPGGAYELRPISLFLPGSGVT
- the ppk2 gene encoding polyphosphate kinase 2, which gives rise to MKNGNARKIEQSPSVEPANAPPLLKLKAGDEERTFDIDNPELPDWLKKRTLSSGGYPYDEKMPRKEYEKTLDRLQIELVKLQSWMQANGKRVLILLEGRDAAGKGGVIKAIREYMNPRNARNVALPKPTETERGQWYFQRYIAQFPTAGELVTFDRSWYNRAGVEPVMGFCTPEQHAHFLEETPRFEHMIVNEDIHLFKFWLDLGREMQLKRFHDRRHSPLTCWKFSPMDVAGMTKWDAYGEMRDLMLERTHTSHAPWIVVRSNDKRRARIAAIRRVLASLPYSGRDLSAIGKPDPKIIGEGPGFLKS
- a CDS encoding ATP-binding protein → MTEAKRERQGRRWGCLVAGRLSQNRWMLAASILAVLAVYTIAEESTFFVLVCIAALFVAAAVAPRRTGRQRRAEAAAVGERSALERLSGENLAAAVADPLILFDGAGTVVHANDAALAAFAAVGPGISLQLKFRAPEMQELIAATLAGNGSPQVADYVERVPIERVYRVTGSAIGRGTGLYVLVFKDQSEARRIDRMRADFIANASHELRTPLASIAGFVETLRGPARNDASARDHFLQIMQNQTSRMARLIDDLLSLSRLEMKPYLKPGAKIDLRAVVQSVVDSLNPLAAESGVGIETDMPDHAVEVPGDRDELFQVFENLLENACKYGQSGGRITVSMEDVETGPQREVAVTIRDFGPGIPEEHIPRITERFYRVDVETSRAQKGTGLGLSIVKHILTRHNGRLSIKSKVGEGAAFTVHLPAG
- the phoU gene encoding phosphate signaling complex protein PhoU; the encoded protein is MQSHHIVSAYDEELKFLTRKIAAMGGHAERMVDQSIAALVSSDIALAQKVIRDDAVLDEGQREIDDKAILIITKRQPVAGDLREIIGAIRISADLERVGDLGKNVAKRVGAVAEGRHPVSLFRGLQALAELALTQLKEVLDVYASRSVERIAFMRDRDDQIDAMYTSLFRELLTYMMEDPRNITPCTHLLFCAKNIERIGDHATNIAEAIYYIVTGEQMPVDRPKEDKSHRVTMVKTTGE
- a CDS encoding GcrA family cell cycle regulator, producing MNWTDERVETLRKLWAEGLSASQIAAQLGGVSRNAVIGKVHRLKLSSRGRATAAPTRQKKASQGAGGAKSATRTATVTRSVTTSIGATALQQQFDAEPVARQYLRPVENVVVPISRRLQLVQLNERTCKWPNGDPLSEDFHFCGNDSAESGPYCTYHAKIAFQPASERRRSR
- a CDS encoding aspartate aminotransferase family protein produces the protein MSGSALFETFARAPLAFDRGEGSWLITEDGQRYLDFAGGIAVNSLGHGHPKLVAALTEQAGKLWHTSNLYQIPGQTRLAERLVANSFAGKVFFTNSGAEALECAIKTARRYQYVNGHPERFRAITFEGAFHGRTLATIAAGGQQKYLEGYGPKVEGFDQVAFDDIDAAERAITTETAAILLEPVQGEGGIREFPAQSLKRLRELCDEHGLLLIFDEVQCGVGRTGKLFAHEWAGVYPDLMAIAKGIGGGFPMGACLATDEAAAAMTPGVHGTTFGGNPLAMAVGNAVLDVVLEEGFLEEISRKGLLMKQGLAAIADEFPEVIEGTRGMGLMLGLKCKAPNAKVAAALREQKLLSVPAGENVLRLLPPLTVTDAEIREALDRIRSGAANLAPAAAAAAT
- the argF gene encoding ornithine carbamoyltransferase, producing MTIRHFTDLSAVPAAELRGMLDDAARRKARLKAGERSRPLEGKVLAMIFDKPSTRTRVSFDVGMRQLGGETIMLTGTEMQLGRSETIADTAKVLSRYVDAIMIRTTTHDRLLELTENASVPVINGLTDETHPCQLMADIMTFEEHRGSVAGKTFAWVGDGNNVLHSLIEASARFSFKLNIAVPEGSAPEQKYVDWARQNGGTAAFAASAPEAVSGADCVVTDCWVSMGQEHRARGHNVFMPYQVNAGLMKHARPDALFMHCLPAHRGEEVTDEVIDGPHSVVFDEAENRLHAQKAVLAWCLGA